A genomic stretch from Mya arenaria isolate MELC-2E11 chromosome 10, ASM2691426v1 includes:
- the LOC128206445 gene encoding uncharacterized protein LOC128206445 translates to MYLYTFKVIYQKRYKMIVIWMYVFALFKLTYCSGQFRYAVRNGVYAPTFNYEQDMDLVGNNTLVYYMNKACDIYPETFTNYVAKYFPGLGYSIESINGQTGNWHQDKTYWQIRNDSGPLPLAIRLHTFQHSATSLTQ, encoded by the exons ATGTATTTGTATACTTTTAAGGTGATTTATCAGAAGCGATACAAAATGATTGTGATTTGGATGTACGTGTTTGCCTTGTTCAAGCTGACATACTG CTCGGGTCAGTTCCGGTACGCAGTGCGGAATGGTGTGTACGCCCCTACGTTCAACTACGAACAGGACATGGACCTCGTGGGCAACAACACTCTCGTCTACTATATGAACAAGGCGTGTGACATATATCCAGAAACGTTCACCAA TTATGTTGCCAAGTATTTCCCGGGGCTGGGCTACTCCATCGAGTCCATTAATGGACAGACGGGCAACTGGCATCAGGACAAGACCTACTGGCAGATCAGGAATGACTCGGGACCCTTGCCACTCG CTATTCGGCTACATACGTTCCAGCACTCGGCTACTTCATTGACGCAATAA